The genomic region ATGGGGAACGTGACGATTCTCGACATCCTGCAGTTCTTCACGCCGGAGGAGCAGCAGAAGCTGTTAGGCTTGGCGGCATCGCGAGTGGCCCCCGGTGGCAAGCTGGTGATCCGTTCCGGCCTGCGCGACAGCTCGCGGCGGTTCAAGGTGACGGTGTTCTGTGACTACGTCGCGAAGATCACGTTCTGGATGAAGGCCGCTCCCACGCATTATCCGTCCGGCGAGGACTTCGAGCGAATCCTTTCCCCGCACGGCACGGTGACGGTCTCTCCCCTGTGGGGCGGCACGCCATTCAACAATCATCTGATTGTGTTGGAGAAGGCGTAGGGTCCCGGAGCAATATTCTAACGGTCGCGTAGCGACCAAGGATGGTAGCCGTGGGTTTCAACCCACGGCAGGCCTAGCACGCAAGAACCCGTCGCGTCGCGAAGGAATCCGGGCGATGCGGACCCGATTCTAACAAAGGCTCCCTTCGCCCCTATTCCGGTGTCGCACTGCGACACGCATCACGGAGTACGTTCAGTCCGTGGGTTGAAACCCACGCCTACCGTCCTCGACCGCTACGCGGTCGTTGGAAGTTGGCGACGTGGACGTGGAGTCCGGCACAGTGTCATTCGGCTCCATGGAGTTCGAGCCCTTGGGATTCGATGGAAAACGGTCACTTAGAATAGTTAGAACCCCCTCCATCACCCCCTCCGCCGTCGGTGTGGCTTCATGAAGGAGGAGGATGTCGCCTTCCTTCACCCCGCCGGTAAGATCACGAACGATGCCACCAACATCGGAGCGCACCGTATCAAAGGCACGTTTGCGCCAGCCGACGAGTTCAAGTCCGAGCTCCTTCAACACGGGATGCGTGAACCAATTCCGATGCCCCGCGGGAGCGCGGAAGAATCGCACCTTCACGCCCGTGACTTCCTCGATCGCCCGCTGACATCCCTCGATCT from Luteolibacter arcticus harbors:
- a CDS encoding methyltransferase domain-containing protein gives rise to the protein MTAELPKKLAAPFPGVWDRTYVASKVKTDPLYGAVYDELSDSSLPLLDLGCGLGLLAFYLRERGLAFPIHGVDYDPRKIASARKAAAALKHGDLSFDSHDARQGLPEHMGNVTILDILQFFTPEEQQKLLGLAASRVAPGGKLVIRSGLRDSSRRFKVTVFCDYVAKITFWMKAAPTHYPSGEDFERILSPHGTVTVSPLWGGTPFNNHLIVLEKA